Proteins found in one Alicyclobacillus cycloheptanicus genomic segment:
- a CDS encoding tyrosine-type recombinase/integrase, with amino-acid sequence MAKERETGSSSAMVPVKRKGVRFRSGQNSKPAQLTIRQAFEVFYQAKAGQRLRELTLRDHRQHFEYLMEWLTEAHPEIQYISEITSQTIREYVHYLSFEKPLYEGHPYLEKVMEGRKGLAPGAVNVRIATLKTMFRWLANEGIIATNPTQNLSRQKVDEDRIGAFTDEQVEALLAQPDRRTYAGFRDYVAMELLLQSGMRLGELISLEVSDIDFGTRLITLKGAKNKNRKVRVIPIAPEMMRLLIELINENKTYFPDATRVFLTNYGGPLSNFSVKNHIKQYGQRAGIANQVRCSPHTFRHTFAKNFLMAGADIIALQRILGHSSMEMVRKYVQHRPEDLREAHDLFSRRQVTIRRRK; translated from the coding sequence GTGGCAAAAGAACGTGAAACAGGTAGCAGTAGTGCAATGGTGCCGGTAAAACGAAAGGGGGTTCGTTTCCGTTCTGGCCAGAACAGCAAGCCGGCACAATTGACGATCCGTCAGGCGTTCGAAGTGTTCTATCAGGCCAAGGCGGGCCAAAGGTTGCGAGAACTCACCCTGCGAGACCATCGGCAACATTTCGAATACCTCATGGAGTGGCTAACGGAAGCACATCCGGAGATACAATACATCAGCGAAATCACTTCCCAGACAATTCGTGAATACGTCCATTATCTATCTTTTGAAAAACCACTCTACGAGGGCCACCCGTATCTTGAGAAGGTCATGGAGGGAAGGAAAGGGCTGGCCCCTGGTGCAGTGAATGTGCGAATCGCTACCTTGAAAACGATGTTCCGGTGGCTGGCTAACGAAGGGATTATCGCGACCAATCCAACTCAAAACTTGAGCCGTCAAAAAGTAGATGAAGACCGAATCGGCGCTTTCACGGATGAGCAAGTGGAAGCGTTGCTGGCCCAACCTGACCGGCGCACTTATGCGGGGTTTCGTGACTATGTCGCCATGGAACTCTTGTTACAGAGCGGGATGCGACTGGGCGAACTGATTTCTCTGGAGGTCAGCGACATTGATTTCGGGACTCGGTTGATCACACTAAAGGGAGCGAAGAACAAAAACCGCAAAGTACGTGTCATCCCCATTGCTCCAGAGATGATGCGGCTGCTCATTGAGCTGATAAACGAAAACAAAACATACTTTCCCGATGCCACGCGGGTTTTCTTGACGAACTACGGTGGGCCACTGTCTAACTTTTCAGTGAAGAACCACATCAAACAATACGGGCAACGTGCGGGCATTGCCAACCAAGTCCGGTGCAGTCCGCACACCTTCCGGCATACCTTCGCCAAGAACTTTCTCATGGCGGGCGCGGATATTATCGCGCTCCAGCGTATCCTGGGGCATTCGTCTATGGAAATGGTCAGGAAATACGTCCAGCATCGCCCCGAGGATTTACGCGAGGCCCATGACTTGTTTTCTCGCAGACAGGTCACCATTCGACGGCGTAAATAG
- a CDS encoding cold-shock protein, producing MESRTGVVKSFYKEEGWGWISVEGEDDVWVHFSEIHGEGFRYLEPGEKVTFELVIKPKAREQERTAVNVKAFSG from the coding sequence ATGGAGAGCCGAACCGGAGTAGTGAAGTCGTTTTACAAGGAAGAAGGATGGGGCTGGATTTCAGTTGAGGGCGAAGACGATGTTTGGGTACACTTCAGCGAGATACATGGCGAGGGCTTTCGATACCTTGAACCGGGGGAGAAAGTGACATTTGAACTTGTCATAAAACCGAAGGCACGCGAGCAGGAGAGGACGGCAGTGAATGTAAAGGCATTCTCCGGCTGA